GACCGCGCAGCTCCTCAAGGGCCAGAGGGCGCTGGTGACCGGTGCCAATTCGGGCATCGGCAAGGCCACCGCCATTGCGCTGGGCCGGGCCGGAGCGGACGTCGTGGTGAACTACGTCGTCGGTGCGGACGAGGCCGAGAAGGTCGTGGCGCAGATCAAGGACTTCGGGGTTCGTGCCTACGCCCACGAGGCCGACGTGTCCGACGAGGACCAGGTGGCCGCCATGGTCGCGCAGATGGTGAGGGAGTTCGGCACCATCGACATCATGGTCGCCAACGCGGGCCTCCAGCGGGACGCGCCCTTGGCGGAGATGACGCTCGCACAGTGGCAGAAGGTCATCGACGTCAACCTGACCGGCCAGTTCCTCTGCGCTCGGGAGGCCGCCAAGGAGTTCGTGCGGCGCGGTGTGGTGCCGGAGGTGTCCCGTTCTGCCGGGAAGATCATCTGCATGAGCTCGGTCCACCAGATCATCCCGTGGGCGGGGCACGTGAACTACGCCTCCTCCAAGGGCGGTGTGGGCATGCTGATGCAGACCCTCGCCCAGGAGCTGGCTCCCCAGCGGATCAGGGTCAATGCGGTTGCACCCGGAGCTATTCGCACGCCGATCAACCGCGACGCCTGGTCCACGCCCGAGGCCGAGGCCGACCTGCTGCGCCTGATCCCGTACCGCCGCGTGGGCGACCCGGACGACATCGCCAACGCCGTCGTCGCCATGGCGTCCGACCTGCTCGACTACGTCGTCGGCGCCACGCTCTTCGTCGACGGCGGAATGACGCTCTTCCCCGGCTTCGCCACCGGAGGCTGATCTCCGATGCAGGACCATGTCACACCCCGCCGGGTGGTGATCCTCGGCGGGGGGTTCGCCGGGCTGTTCGCCGCCCGCGCCCTACGGCGGTCACCGGTCGCCGTGACCGTGATCGACCGCCGCGCCCACCACCTCTTCCAACCGCTGCTCTACCAGTGCGCCTCCGGAATCCTGTCCGAGGGCCAGATCGCGCAACCGCTCCGCGCGGTCCTGCGACGCCACCACAACGTGAGCTGCCTGCTCGCCGAAGCCACCGACGTGGATGTCGAAGCCCGCCTGGTCCACGCCCGGCGACCGGACGGCGGAGCCCTCGCGCTGCCCTACGACGATCTGATCGTCGCGGTCGGCATGCGCCAGTCCTACTTCGGGCACGACGAGTTCGCCGCGCACGCCCCCGGCATGAAGACCCTGAACGACGCGCTGGACATCCGCCGACGGCTCTACCGGGCGTTCGAGATGGCCGAAACGGCCCCGGACGCCGAGGAGCGGCAGCAGTGGCTCACCTTCGCGCTCGTCGGCGGCGGCCCGACCGGCGTCGAACTCGCGGGACAGATCCGGGAGATTGCCGGCCACACGCTCGAGCGGGAGTTCCAGACGTTCGACTCCGCCCAGGCCCGGGTGCTGCTCTTCGAGGGCTCCGACGAGGTGCTGGGCGCGTTCGGCCGCCCACTGGCCCATCGCGCGGCCCGAACCCTGCAGAGCCTCGGCGTGGAGTTGCATCTGGGCACGAAGGTCACCGACGTCGACGCGCACGGCCTGACGGTACAAGACCGGGACGGCGCGACCACCCGGTTCGAGGTACGCACCGTGCTGTGGACGGCGGGCGTCGAGGCGCCGCCCATCGCCGCCGCGCTGGCCCGGGCAACCGGCGTCACCCAGGACCGGGCCGGACGCATCGCCGTCGAACCCGACCTCACCATCCCCGGCCATCCGGAGATCCGCGTCACGGGCGACGTGATGAGCCTGAACCGGCTGCCGGGGCTGGCCGAGGTCGCCATGCAGTCGGGCGCATATGCGGGCCGGGTCGTGCGCCACGCCGTGGAGGGCCGGACGAAACAGCCGAAGCCCTTCAAGTACTGGGACCTCGGCAGCGCCGCGTACATCGCCCGCGGCCGCGCCGTCGTCAAGGCCGGCCCGCTGCACCTGTCCGGCGCGACCGGCTGGCTGGCCTGGCTCTTCATTCATCTGGCCTTCCTCACCGGATTCCGCAGCAGGCTGGGAGCGGTGCTCAGCTGGTCCGTCGCCTTCGCCACCAGCTCGCGACGCGAACGCGCCTTCACGCAGCCCGACGCAGACGCGCCGGCCGGCCGGGCGCCCGGGCCGAAGCCGCCCCTGTCGCCTCCCTGACGACGTCAGCAGGCCGGCACCTCCCTGCCGTCACCCCTCCGCATCCTGTCGTTCCTCAGCCCCCGCTCCCCGCGGGGCAGACCATCGAGGCGCACATGCTCAGCACAGCGGCCCTTCTGGCGAACACCCCGCCCCAACTCCTGCCTGCTCGCGAGCTGATGGCCTTCACCCTGGCCTCGCACATCCTGCTGGTCCCGTTCGGCGTGGCACTGCCGCTCATCACGCTGCTGATGCACCACCGGGCGCTGCGCCGCGACGACGCCGTCGCCCTTCAGCTCGCGCGGCGCTGGTCGGCGGTGATGGCCGTCCAGTTCGCCATCGGCGTCGTCACCGGCACCGTGCTGTCCTTCGAGCTCGGCCTGCTCTGGCCCGGCATGATGGGCCGCTGGGGCGACGTCTTCGGCCTCGGGTTCGGCATCGAGGCATGGGCGTTCTTCCTGGAGGCCGTCCTGATCGCGATCTACCTCTACGGCTGGCGCCGGCTCAAGCCCTGGACGCACTTCTGGCTGGCCGTACCGCTGCCGCTGACCGCCCTGATGGGAGCGTTCGGCATCATCGCGGCCAACTCCTGGATGAACACCCCACAGGGGTTCCGCCTCGACGCCCAGGGCAATCCCGTCGACGTCAACGTACGGCAGGCGATCTTCACACCGATGTTCGGCCCGGAGTACTGGCACTTCGTCGTCGCGATGTTCATGACCGCCGGATACGTGGTCGCCGGCGTGTACGCGGTCGGCTGGCTGCGCGGGCGCCGCGACCGCTACCACCGGCTCGGCTTCACCCTGCCGTTCACCGTTGCCGCGATCCTCACACCGGTCCAGTTCATG
The Streptomyces lunaelactis genome window above contains:
- a CDS encoding SDR family oxidoreductase, with amino-acid sequence MAGSVDENRGTTTAQLLKGQRALVTGANSGIGKATAIALGRAGADVVVNYVVGADEAEKVVAQIKDFGVRAYAHEADVSDEDQVAAMVAQMVREFGTIDIMVANAGLQRDAPLAEMTLAQWQKVIDVNLTGQFLCAREAAKEFVRRGVVPEVSRSAGKIICMSSVHQIIPWAGHVNYASSKGGVGMLMQTLAQELAPQRIRVNAVAPGAIRTPINRDAWSTPEAEADLLRLIPYRRVGDPDDIANAVVAMASDLLDYVVGATLFVDGGMTLFPGFATGG
- a CDS encoding NAD(P)/FAD-dependent oxidoreductase; this encodes MQDHVTPRRVVILGGGFAGLFAARALRRSPVAVTVIDRRAHHLFQPLLYQCASGILSEGQIAQPLRAVLRRHHNVSCLLAEATDVDVEARLVHARRPDGGALALPYDDLIVAVGMRQSYFGHDEFAAHAPGMKTLNDALDIRRRLYRAFEMAETAPDAEERQQWLTFALVGGGPTGVELAGQIREIAGHTLEREFQTFDSAQARVLLFEGSDEVLGAFGRPLAHRAARTLQSLGVELHLGTKVTDVDAHGLTVQDRDGATTRFEVRTVLWTAGVEAPPIAAALARATGVTQDRAGRIAVEPDLTIPGHPEIRVTGDVMSLNRLPGLAEVAMQSGAYAGRVVRHAVEGRTKQPKPFKYWDLGSAAYIARGRAVVKAGPLHLSGATGWLAWLFIHLAFLTGFRSRLGAVLSWSVAFATSSRRERAFTQPDADAPAGRAPGPKPPLSPP